Proteins encoded in a region of the Zea mays cultivar B73 chromosome 4, Zm-B73-REFERENCE-NAM-5.0, whole genome shotgun sequence genome:
- the LOC100191602 gene encoding cysteine protease 1, whose translation MAPHIVVNKTVITFTAVALTILAVTTMMAEARDLSSTSTGGYGEEAMKVRHQQWMAEHGRTYRDEAEKAHRFQVFKANADFVDASNAAGDDKKSYRLELNEFADMTNDEFMAMYTGLRPVPAGAKKMAGFKYGNVTLSDADDDQQTVDWRQKGAVTGIKNQGQCGCCWAFAAVAAVEGIHQITTGNLVSLSEQQVLDCDTDGNNGCNGGYIDNAFQYIVGNGGLGTEDAYPYTAAQAMCQSVQPVAAISGYQDVPSGDEAALAAAVANQPVSVAIDAHNFQLYGGGVMTAASCSTPPNLNHAVTAVGYGTAEDGTPYWLLKNQWGQNWGEGGYLRLERGANACGVAQQASYPVA comes from the exons ATGGCGCCCCACATTGTCGTCAACAAAACCGTGATCACATTCACAGCGGTGGCCCTGACGATTCTTGCTGTGACAACCATGATGGCCGAGGCCCGAGACCTGTCATCCACCTCCACCGGTGGCTATGGCGAGGAAGCCATGAAAGTGAGGCATCAGCAGTGGATGGCGGAGCATGGCCGCACCTACAGGGACGAGGCTGAGAAGGCGCACCGGTTCCAGGTATTCAAGGCGAACGCCGATTTTGTTGACGCGTCCAATGCcgcaggtgacgacaagaagagcTATCGGCTGGAGCTCAACGAGTTCGCCGACATGACCAACGACGAGTTCATGGCCATGTACACTGGCTTGAGACCAGTCCCGGCAGGGGCAAAGAAGATGGCCGGTTTCAAGTACGGGAACGTGACTCTCTCAGAcgccgacgacgaccagcagacgGTTGACTGGAGGCAGAAAGGCGCGGTCACCGGTATCAAGAACCAGGGCCAGTGTG GTTGTTGCTGGGCCTTCGCTGCGGTGGCGGCCGTGGAGGGCATCCACCAGATCACGACGGGCAACTTGGTGTCGCTATCGGAGCAGCAGGTGCTGGACTGCGACACCGACGGGAACAACGGCTGCAACGGCGGCTACATCGACAACGCCTTCCAATACATCGTCGGCAACGGCGGCCTCGGCACCGAGGATGCCTACCCGTACACCGCCGCGCAGGCCATGTGCCAGTCCGTGCAGCCGGTGGCCGCCATCAGCGGCTACCAGGACGTGCCGAGCGGCGACGAGGCAGCGCTCGCCGCGGCCGTCGCCAACCAGCCGGTGTCGGTTGCCATCGACGCACATAACTTCCAGCTCTACGGTGGCGGGGTGATGACCGCGGCCAGCTGCAGCACGCCGCCGAACCTGAACCACGCCGTCACGGCGGTAGGCTACGGCACGGCGGAGGATGGGACCCCGTACTGGCTGCTCAAGAACCAGTGGGGCCAGAACTGGGGAGAGGGAGGATACCTCAGGCTCGAGAGAGGCGCAAACGCCTGTGGTGTCGCCCAGCAAGCCTCCTACCCGGTCGCATGA